A stretch of the Thermoanaerobaculia bacterium genome encodes the following:
- a CDS encoding L,D-transpeptidase family protein, with protein sequence MIETRRRRLAWAAALLLAAFARPGMGQPADIRSLIAAGTLDGMRWPDFADCRTGLQELYESTGYAPVWMEGTQPRPQSLSMIRLFGDAEEKGLDPEDYDASRWAERIRSLQGSPDGAAAARFDVALTVCAMRYVSALQIGRINPGHFEFGLTVNDREYDLARFLRDRVLTAPKVQDVLDEVESPLGGYRHTGRALARYLELARADDGEKLPVVSRPVDPGQDYAGVPRLVRFLRLVGDLPADAAVPEDSRVYGGPVVEAVKRFQRRHGLEDDGRLGRATLDQLNVPLQDRVRQLELAMERWRWLAFEICSPLIVVNIPDFQLRALDEDLDVALEMRVVVGKAMRTQTPVFAAEMTHVVLRPYWNVPLGILRREILPDIRRDRRYVARKKYEITTPDGKVAASGSVSDDALARLRTGKLMLRQKPGSANSLGRVKLMFPNEYDVYLHDTPARELFSRSRRDFSHGCIRVEKAAELAAWVLRENPGWTLERVRQAMQSGKDDVTVRLAKPVPVFIVYATAAADESGDVRFYDDVYGHDAELAAALAQGYPYP encoded by the coding sequence ATGATCGAGACTCGCCGGAGACGGCTGGCTTGGGCCGCGGCTCTTCTCCTCGCCGCATTCGCGCGCCCCGGCATGGGGCAACCCGCCGATATCCGGAGTCTGATCGCCGCCGGGACCCTGGACGGCATGCGATGGCCGGACTTCGCCGACTGTCGGACGGGGCTCCAGGAGCTCTACGAATCGACCGGGTACGCGCCGGTCTGGATGGAGGGGACGCAGCCGCGACCGCAGTCCCTCTCGATGATCCGGCTCTTCGGCGACGCCGAGGAGAAGGGACTCGACCCGGAAGACTACGACGCTTCCCGGTGGGCGGAGAGGATCCGCTCGCTGCAGGGGTCGCCGGACGGCGCGGCCGCGGCGCGCTTCGACGTGGCGCTCACCGTTTGCGCCATGCGCTATGTCTCCGCCCTGCAGATCGGACGGATCAATCCCGGGCACTTCGAGTTCGGGCTGACGGTGAACGACCGGGAATACGATCTGGCCCGGTTCCTGCGCGACCGAGTCCTGACCGCCCCGAAGGTGCAGGACGTCCTGGACGAGGTCGAATCTCCGCTGGGAGGCTATCGCCATACCGGGCGGGCGCTCGCGCGTTATCTCGAGCTCGCGCGCGCCGACGACGGGGAAAAGCTTCCGGTCGTCAGCCGGCCCGTCGATCCGGGTCAGGACTACGCGGGCGTGCCGCGCCTGGTCCGATTCCTGAGGCTCGTGGGCGATCTGCCGGCGGATGCCGCCGTTCCGGAGGACTCTCGAGTCTACGGCGGGCCGGTGGTGGAGGCGGTCAAGCGCTTCCAGCGCCGGCACGGGCTGGAGGATGACGGCCGGCTCGGCCGCGCCACCCTCGACCAGCTCAACGTCCCGCTCCAGGACCGGGTCCGCCAGCTCGAGCTCGCGATGGAGCGCTGGCGGTGGCTCGCCTTCGAGATCTGCTCGCCGCTGATCGTCGTGAACATTCCCGACTTCCAGCTTCGCGCCCTGGACGAAGACCTCGACGTCGCCCTCGAGATGCGCGTCGTGGTGGGGAAAGCGATGCGGACGCAGACGCCGGTCTTCGCCGCCGAGATGACGCACGTCGTCCTGCGCCCCTACTGGAACGTTCCTCTCGGAATCCTCCGCCGGGAAATCCTTCCCGACATCCGGCGCGATCGCCGGTACGTCGCCCGCAAGAAGTACGAGATCACGACGCCGGACGGCAAGGTGGCCGCGTCCGGCAGCGTCTCGGACGATGCCCTGGCGCGATTGCGGACCGGAAAGCTCATGCTGCGGCAGAAGCCGGGCTCGGCCAATTCGCTGGGCCGGGTCAAGCTGATGTTTCCGAACGAGTACGACGTCTATCTCCACGACACGCCCGCCCGGGAGCTGTTTTCCCGGTCCCGCCGCGATTTCAGCCACGGCTGCATTCGCGTCGAGAAGGCCGCCGAGCTCGCCGCCTGGGTGCTGCGCGAGAATCCCGGCTGGACGCTCGAACGGGTACGGCAGGCCATGCAGAGCGGAAAGGACGACGTCACGGTCAGGCTGGCGAAGCCGGTCCCCGTCTTCATCGTGTACGCGACGGCCGCCGCCGACGAAAGCGGCGACGTTCGTTTCTACGACGACGTCTACGGTCACGATGCCGAGCTGGCGGCCGCTCTCGCTCAGGGTTATCCGTACCCGTGA
- a CDS encoding DUF4386 domain-containing protein, whose translation MNSTRKLARTIGILYVLISIPGIFGLLYVPSVLIVRGDAAATARKILASETLFRAGIVADLLAQAAFILVALALYRLLKGVDRNLAALMVILLVVQIPLAFAAEVHRLAVLNLLDGASPASAFGEAQRNAQMMMSLDSFSDGMLVTEIFMGLWLFPLGVLIWRSGFLPRFLGLLLFVAALAYFAEAVTWLLLPAYGHAVGKIAGKLRPLELVTPLWMLIMGARDRPLVD comes from the coding sequence ATGAACTCGACCAGGAAGCTCGCCCGAACGATCGGCATCCTCTACGTACTGATCTCCATTCCGGGGATTTTCGGCCTGCTGTACGTCCCGTCGGTTCTGATCGTGCGCGGCGATGCCGCCGCCACGGCCCGGAAAATCCTCGCCTCCGAGACGCTGTTTCGAGCCGGCATCGTGGCCGACCTCCTCGCTCAGGCCGCTTTCATCCTCGTGGCCCTGGCGCTCTACCGCCTGTTGAAAGGCGTGGACAGGAACCTGGCCGCGCTGATGGTGATCCTTCTCGTGGTCCAGATCCCTCTCGCGTTCGCCGCCGAAGTTCATCGTCTCGCCGTCCTCAACCTCCTCGACGGCGCCTCCCCCGCGTCGGCCTTCGGCGAGGCGCAGCGGAACGCGCAGATGATGATGTCGCTCGACTCCTTCAGCGATGGCATGCTCGTCACGGAAATCTTCATGGGGTTGTGGCTGTTCCCGCTGGGGGTCCTGATCTGGAGATCGGGGTTCCTGCCGCGCTTCCTGGGTCTGCTCCTGTTCGTCGCCGCGCTCGCCTATTTCGCGGAAGCCGTGACGTGGCTCCTCCTGCCGGCCTACGGCCACGCCGTCGGTAAGATCGCCGGGAAGCTGCGGCCCCTGGAGCTGGTGACGCCGCTCTGGATGCTGATCATGGGAGCGAGGGACCGGCCGCTGGTCGACTGA